From the Halomonas meridiana genome, one window contains:
- a CDS encoding substrate-binding domain-containing protein encodes MNRILKTTVIAAAVMSVAGVAQARDQIRIVGSSTVYPFASYVTEEFGALTNYPTPVIESTGSGGGIRLFCNGVGEGTPDITNASRRMKSSELERCEENGVTDITEAKIGSDGIVLGLAATNEPIDLTLEQIFLAVAAQVPVDGELVDNPYTNWSDIDASLPDRAISIYGPPSTSGTRDAFEELVMEAASAEMDIYGEEGYTDIRTDGVYIDAGENDNLIVQRLAEDTGAFGIFGYSFLVENPDTIMGASINGVEPEVEAISSGEYPVARSLWFYLKNQHADEVPPMYEYANMFMEDQMIGDDGYLVDLGLIPLPEAEREQARQKVADRTKLVAADLK; translated from the coding sequence ATGAACCGTATTCTAAAAACTACCGTCATCGCGGCGGCTGTAATGAGCGTTGCCGGTGTGGCACAAGCACGTGACCAGATTCGCATCGTCGGCTCCAGCACTGTTTATCCGTTCGCCAGCTACGTGACTGAAGAGTTCGGCGCACTGACCAACTACCCGACGCCGGTCATCGAGTCCACAGGTTCTGGCGGTGGTATTCGTTTGTTCTGTAACGGTGTTGGCGAAGGCACGCCGGACATCACCAATGCGTCTCGTCGCATGAAGTCTTCTGAACTCGAGCGTTGCGAAGAGAACGGCGTTACTGATATCACCGAAGCGAAAATCGGTTCTGACGGTATCGTTCTGGGTCTGGCGGCCACCAACGAGCCGATCGATCTGACGCTTGAGCAAATCTTCCTGGCGGTTGCCGCCCAGGTGCCGGTAGACGGCGAACTGGTTGACAACCCCTACACCAACTGGAGCGACATCGACGCTTCTCTGCCGGACCGCGCCATCTCTATCTATGGCCCGCCCAGCACGTCTGGTACCCGTGACGCGTTCGAAGAACTGGTCATGGAAGCCGCTTCTGCCGAGATGGATATCTACGGTGAAGAAGGTTACACCGACATCCGTACCGACGGTGTTTACATCGACGCCGGTGAGAACGACAACCTGATCGTTCAGCGCCTGGCAGAAGACACCGGTGCCTTCGGTATCTTCGGCTACTCCTTCCTGGTTGAGAACCCGGACACCATCATGGGTGCGTCCATCAACGGTGTTGAGCCGGAAGTCGAAGCTATCAGCTCTGGCGAGTACCCGGTAGCTCGTTCACTGTGGTTCTACCTGAAGAACCAGCACGCTGACGAAGTACCGCCGATGTACGAATACGCCAACATGTTCATGGAAGATCAGATGATTGGCGATGACGGTTACCTGGTTGATCTTGGTCTGATTCCGCTGCCGGAAGCCGAGCGTGAGCAAGCTCGTCAGAAAGTGGCTGACCGCACCAAGCTGGTGGCGGCTGACCTGAAATAA